CCATTGTTAGACATGAGTATGCTGAGGCCCAAGGAGAAAGAGTCACTCAGCAAGTGGCCTTGCCAAGACATGAACCTAGGCAGCTGGCCCCCAAATCCAGCCCAACATGGTCACACTGAATGAGTGAACATGAGTAGGGGACAGAGCAGGACCCTCCCTGTGCAGGGGGCTGAGGACCTGGCCTTCTTGCTCCCAGGATGCTGATGTACCAGCACCAGAAGGTATCCGAGCGGTTTGATGTCATCGACCTGGACCCCTATGGCAGCCCTGCTCCCTTCTTGGATGCAGCTGTGCAGGCTGTGAGTGAAGGAGGTGAGGCCATGCTAACTCGAGGGTGAAGAGTGGCTGACACGGGTGTAGAGAGGGGACTCTCGGTTCCTGACTGCCCAAGCCCTCCTTGCAGGGCTGCTGTGCGTGACCTGCACGGACATGGCAGTGCTGGCGGGGAACAGCGGAGAGACGTGCTACAGCAAGTATGGGGCCATGGCCCTCAAGAGTCGTGCCTGCCACGAGATGGTGAGGGGGGCCCCAGCCCTTTCCACCCTGCAGACCTGCTGAGCTGCCTCCAGGCAGCCAGGGCCAGATCCATCCCGAGAGTTCCAGACAAGCATGTCTATAACCAACATAGTCCCGAGAGCCTGGCCTGCCAATTCTGGTCATTTGGGGGGCAATGGTTCTGCCCAGGGTAGGAGCCCGTGATTAGTTATGTCATCTTTCCTAATATATCATCTCTTTTAAcagtttttcaaaattgctttttaaGACCATTTTTGGGTCTGGGTTTGGGTTCACATCCTAGCTTTGCCAGTGTCATTGGACAATTGATTTCATCTTCTGGGGCCTTGGTTTTTGCATCTGTGAAATGAGCATGATGAGCATGGGTTGCCATGGGGATTCAAGGAGGCAGGGGGTGGCTGCATCCATGGGCCCAAATGGAGGATGTCCCATCTTTGTTCCTTAGGGGCCCTGTCGTCAGGTCAGCCTGGGAAACCAGAACGCAGGTCCTTGGAGCCCATCGCACGGGGCACGCTGACATCACTAATTGGAATACATTCAGTTTAGTGGCCCCGTGTGTTCCTTAATGGTGTAGTGCCCCCCTGCAGGGCCATAAAGAGACCCCAACTTCTGTGATTTCGTAGACAGAGGTAGCTGAGGCATTCAGTTGGCAAGGGTCATGCAGCCAGGATGCTTGAGGCTGGGCCTGGAACCCAGGGAGCTGGCCCTGATCTGTGTTGTGAGCGCCTTGTGTGCCACCAGGGTGGCGGGGAGGTGGCAGTGGAGGCATGAGGATGGCTGATGGCCATttcccacccccaggccctgAGGATCGTCCTGCACAGCCTGGACCTCCGAGCCAACTGCTACCAGCGCTTCGTGGTGCCACTGCTCAGCATCAGCGCTGACTTCTATGTGCGTGTTTTCGTTCGTGTCTTCACCGGCCAGGCCAAGGTCAAAGCCTCAGCCAGGTTAGTCTGGGGCAAGGAAGAGTGATGAATAGAAGGAGGCAATGGGGCCTTTTGGGGCATTGGGAGGGCGGGGCATGATGCTACCCCGGGGAAATGGGGGTCCAGATGGGGATGAAGTCAGCCCGAGGGAGGAGTTGGGGTGTAGTAATCACGCTGGGAACATGGGGCCACCCCTGTTCCCCCACAGCAAGCAGGCACTGGTATTCCAGTGTGTGGGCTGCGGGACCTTCCACCTTCAGCGTCTTGGCAAAGCGTCGGGAGCCGCTGGTGGCCGGTGAGCAAGGGTGAGCCGGGGAGGAAGGTGTAGGGGGAGTCCCAGGGTCActgtcccctcccaccacccttaTCTATCTGCAGGGTCAAGTTTTCTGCAGCCTGCGGTCCCCCGGTCGCTCCGGAGTGTGAGCACTGTGGGCAGCGACACCAGGTGAGgcaagggagaggaaatggggggaggggggcggcacCACTAGGATCGTGGTGGTCTTGACCCCTGCCCATCTGGCTGCCGTGCGTGTGTGTCTGTAGCTTGGCGGTCCCCTGTGGGCAGAGCCCATCCATGACCTGGACTTCGTGGGTCGTGTCCTAGAGGCTGTGAGCACCAACCCTGGCCGCTTCCACACCTCGGAGCGCATCCGAGGGGTCTTGAGTGTCATCACTGAGGTGGGGGCTGGGCCACgacggggagggggtggggggctccaccTGTGCCCCACCATCCCTCCTCCATCTGCCCACACCCATCGTGTCCCCCCTCGCAGGAGCTCCCGGACGTGCCTCTCTACTACACGCTGGACCAGCTAAGCAGCACCATCCACTGCAGCACGCCCAGCCTCCTACAGCTGCGGTGAGGGTCCCCCGGGTGCCCTCGGGCAAGTCCAGAGCCTCTCAGGCCAGGGTCTCCCATAAAACAGATCCAGCGTGCCTCTGCACGGGAGCTGGGAACACAGCTCGGAGGCTATGAGCCTTGGCGAGGGGGGACAGCCTTATTCTTACGATCACTGGCATTATGCAGGCCACGCAGCCCCCGTGAGACGTCCAGCTGCACTGGTCCAGTCGAGTGGCTCCCACCCACACAGGTTAGCACTGGCTTTGGGGTCCGGCCCCCCACCCACTCTGCTGACCGcggcccctcctgctccccaggtCGGCCCTCCTCCACGCTGGCTTCCAGGTCTCACTGTCCCACGCCTGCAAGAATGCGGTGAAGACGGATGCCCCCTCTTCGGCCCTCTGGGACATCATGCGCTGCTGGGTGAGGGCTGGTCTGACCGGAGGGTCATGGGCAGGCAGGACACGGTCAGGCCTGCATCCCCTGACCTTCGAGCTTTGCCTCCCAGGAAAAGGAGTGTCCGGTGAAACGGGAGCGCCTGTCAGAGACCAGCC
The nucleotide sequence above comes from Canis aureus isolate CA01 chromosome 19, VMU_Caureus_v.1.0, whole genome shotgun sequence. Encoded proteins:
- the TRMT1 gene encoding tRNA (guanine(26)-N(2))-dimethyltransferase isoform X3, with protein sequence MCRDHRVCSHSARGQRNPEMLMYQHQKVSERFDVIDLDPYGSPAPFLDAAVQAVSEGGLLCVTCTDMAVLAGNSGETCYSKYGAMALKSRACHEMALRIVLHSLDLRANCYQRFVVPLLSISADFYVRVFVRVFTGQAKVKASASKQALVFQCVGCGTFHLQRLGKASGAAGGRVKFSAACGPPVAPECEHCGQRHQLGGPLWAEPIHDLDFVGRVLEAVSTNPGRFHTSERIRGVLSVITEELPDVPLYYTLDQLSSTIHCSTPSLLQLRSALLHAGFQVSLSHACKNAVKTDAPSSALWDIMRCWEKECPVKRERLSETSPAFLILSVEPRLQANFTIRDDANPSSRQRGLKRFQANPEANWGPRPRARPGGKAAGEAMEERRRLHQNKRKEPAEDPVQRAARLKTFPCKRFKEGTCQRGDECCYSHSSPTPEDAAEATPSDGPKTPYQNPPGPGVATGPGVD
- the TRMT1 gene encoding tRNA (guanine(26)-N(2))-dimethyltransferase isoform X4; translation: MLMYQHQKVSERFDVIDLDPYGSPAPFLDAAVQAVSEGGLLCVTCTDMAVLAGNSGETCYSKYGAMALKSRACHEMALRIVLHSLDLRANCYQRFVVPLLSISADFYVRVFVRVFTGQAKVKASASKQALVFQCVGCGTFHLQRLGKASGAAGGRVKFSAACGPPVAPECEHCGQRHQLGGPLWAEPIHDLDFVGRVLEAVSTNPGRFHTSERIRGVLSVITEELPDVPLYYTLDQLSSTIHCSTPSLLQLRSALLHAGFQVSLSHACKNAVKTDAPSSALWDIMRCWEKECPVKRERLSETSPAFLILSVEPRLQANFTIRDDANPSSRQRGLKRFQANPEANWGPRPRARPGGKAAGEAMEERRRLHQNKRKEPAEDPVQRAARLKTFPCKRFKEGTCQRGDECCYSHSSPTPEDAAEATPSDGPKTPYQNPPGPGVATGPGVD